In Exiguobacterium acetylicum, the genomic stretch AGTAGTGATAAAGTAGCGCCGACGAGTGCGCCACCGAGTGTTGCTACGACAAAATAGTTCTTCTTCATCTGTTAGTCCCCCTGCATCTCACTCATTTGTTGGTGGTACGATTTGATACCGTTTCATGACGGGAGAAGGCGCGAACGACTTCCCTGCCTCTTCAGCATACTGGTCTACCGTAAGACGTTCAACTGATTTTGCATAACGAGCTCCGTCCCCTGTCTCTTGGAACTGAATCAATAAGGCAAGATCCGTTCCCTTCTCGACACGTCCAATCCGAAACGCCTGGAAGCCACCGTATTCTGCTCCGATGACTTTCGGATTCGACATCACTTGATGTACAAATAGATCCCCGCTATTTTGATCTGCCGGAATCGACCAGTAGAAGAGACTGCCTTCATCCGAAAAATTGCCACGTGATTCAAGCAACGTGTAGGTATTGCCACTTTGAAAAGGTGATTTCGAGTCCGTCTCCATCCAGAGGATGGCATCGCCGCTTCCGCTAGCGACACGAATATGAGCATCACGGGAACGAATTTGTTCAACGAACGAACCGCTACCGAATGTAATCGAAAGTTTAGATGGCATCACAGGCCTCCGCAAGTTGAAAGTCTTTTTCCGTCAATCCGTTTTCATCATGAGTCGTCGCTGCAAGTGTGACGTTTTTATAGTCGATCACGATTCGTGGATGATGATTCAAGTTTTCAGCGATACTTCCGACTTCCTGTACGAAATCCAGTGCCGCAGGGAACGATGCAAGTGTATAGGTCCGGACGATTTCATCATCCACGACACTCCAATCCTGCAACCGCTCAAGACGCTCTTCCACTTCATACTCATTCAACCTAGCCATCCCTTTCTCCTCCTCTACTATCATTTTCGTCCTATACCTTATACCCCATTCTTTTACTTCTCTATACCTGTTTGTATCCGATTTCTTCCTTTTGCCTTCTGTGTGAGATAGAGTACAATGTGAAAGAGAACACTAATTCAAAATCGGAAAGGGGCTTACGCATATGCGCGCTCTGATTGTCATTGATTACACGATCGATTTCGTTGCTGACGAAGGAAAGCTGACTTGTGGAAAACCAGGACAAGCGATTGAAAATCGAATTGCTACGTTGATGGAGGAATTTTCAACGGAAGATTACGTCGTCATCGCCAACGATATTCACGAAGAAGGCGATACGTTCC encodes the following:
- a CDS encoding 4a-hydroxytetrahydrobiopterin dehydratase, with protein sequence MARLNEYEVEERLERLQDWSVVDDEIVRTYTLASFPAALDFVQEVGSIAENLNHHPRIVIDYKNVTLAATTHDENGLTEKDFQLAEACDAI